Below is a window of Moraxella nasibovis DNA.
GTTGCAGATTGGCGAATTTTTGGCGCAATGGTCATCAATTTTGGCAAATTGTTACTAAATATTTCAAAATTAGCAAAAAACCTCGCCATCAAATGATGATTGGCAAGGTTTTTATAAAAACTGCCTTTTAAAACCAACAGCGGACAATTTTTCGCCTTTTATACAGCACAAGGCAATGACATTAGCCCAGTACCGCTTGCACTTTTTGAGCGATGTCTTTGGCAAGACTCTGGCACAGCGCCTCGTCTTGGCATTCCACCATCACACGAATCACAGGCTCGGTGCCTGATTTACGAATCAAAAGACGACCCTTGCCAGACAGCTTAGCCTCTGCATCAGCAAACACCTTGACAAGCTCATCATTTTCATAAGGATCTGACATCTTAGACAGGCGCACATTGATGAGTGTCTGCGGATAAGGGGTGTAGCCTTTGGTAAGCTCGCTCAAAGCCACGCCCTGCTCCACCATGCACATCAAGACTTGTAGACCTGCGACAATAGCATCGCCTGTGCGAGATTTGTCAAGGTATAGGATATGACCTGACGGCTCACCGCCAATGGACAGTCCATGCGCCTCCAAATCCTGCATGACATAGCGGTCACCCACTTTGGCACGATGAAACTCAATGCCTCGCTCACGCATGGCAAGCTCCAAGGCGACATTACTCATCAAAGTACCGACAATGCCCGCAGGCTGATGATGATTTGCCAGCGCATACAAAATGGCGTCACCATCGACGATATCGCCTTTTTCATCCACCATGATGATGCGGTCGCCATCACCGTCTAGGGCAATGCCGACATGAGCGCCATGCACCAAGACCGCTTGCTGCAAGGCTTCTGGGTGAGTCGAGCCACAGTTGTCATTAATATTGATACCATCCGGGGTGTTGTGGATGGCGATGACCTCAGCGCCCAGCTCTCTAAGCACTCTTGGGGCGACGCTATAACCTGCGCCATTGGCACAGTCCACGACGATTTTTAGGGTATTGAGATTTAAATGATAAGGAAAGCTGCCTTTGCAATACTCGATGTAACGACCCTTGGCGTCCTCCACACGATAAGACTTGCCAATACTGTCCGCCTTAATACCCGCCAAACGAGACAGACGAGCGTCCGTATTACCCACCAAAGCATCAAGCTCGACATTGATCAGCTCTTGCAGTTCGTCAGAGATTTTCTTGCCTTCATGAGAGAAAAACTTGACGCCATTATCATGATAAGGGTTGTGCGAAGCAGAAATCACCGCCCCCATGTCCGCATGGAAACTCTTGACAAGATGCGCAATGGCAGGCGTAGGCAAAGGACCCAAAAGATAAACATCCACACCTGCGGCATTAAAGCCTGCTTGCAGTGCCGCCTCGATGACATAGCCTGACAGACGAGTGTCTTTACCAATGACGACGCTTGGGCGTTTTTTGGACTTGCCCACCTGACTCACCAACACTCTGCCCGCCCCAAAGCCTAGGCGCAACAAAAAGTCAGGCGTGATCGGAAACACACCAAATTCACCACGAATGCCATCTGTACCAAAATAACTCATAGTCTTACTCCAAATCAATACTCACAGCAAAATACGCTGCTTTTTAAGGCTTGTGATACACCAAAGCCACGCCGAGACGCATTTTTGCCTTTATTTTGCCATTATTATAACACGCCTGCTCATTTTTGGCGCAGTTTTGATGATTGACCGTCCATTTAGGCGTTTATCACGACTGCTTAACATCGGTTTTGTAAGCTCATTTTGTAGTCTGTCCGTCATTTAACCAATCTTAGGTCGTTGTTTTTTCATGAATTTTCATGATTTTTCATAATTTTTATGCGTGCTTGCTGTGTTATAATGTGCTTTAAAGACATATCTTAATAAATCTTGGCAGACATCAATCATCGTTGTTTTTCAAGATTTTTAAGATTTATAAACCAAACCGCTCACCAATCCATCATGACAAAATCCATCATGAAAAAGCCCAGCCCACCACCGTCAAAAATCTACGCACTCATCTTATGCGTGCTTTTGTCTGTGGCAATCTTAGTCGCACAGACGCTGTTTGTCTGGGGGTTTGGGCGAGCGTTTGGCTTGACTGTGTTTCAGGCAAGTGAAAACAGCTTGGTGGTCAGCTTATCTTTGATGGCGACAGCGCTTTGTCTCACTGCCCCCATCATCGCTGTATTTTGGCTCAAAAATGCTCGCACCAAGCCATGCGGCACCGTGGCGCATTTACAGATGGCTGTCAGGCGGTTTGCTTGGCGTGATTTTGGCTGGTGCGTGCTGCTGCTTGGGCTGTATCTTGTCATCAGCGAAACACTAACCCGAAAGCTTAATCGGAACCCCACAGACTTCATGGACACACTCATGGACGGCTCATGGCGTGGACTTTTGGTGGTTGTGGTGGTGTTTATGGCGCCGATTTATGAAGAAATCGTCTTTCGTGGGGCGATATTTAACACGCTAAAAAACGCTTGGCAGACGAGCAGGCACGCCACCATCATCGCAAGCGTCCTTAGCAGCCTTGCCTTTGCCGTCATTCACTTACAATACGAGCTACTTGAAATGAGCATGGTGTTTGGTCTTGGGCTGATATTTTGCTACGCCAAGGTGCGCACCGGCTCGCTCATCGCCCCCATCTTACTGCACATCATGAATAATGGCTTGGCGATGCTGGTCTATCTTTTGCAAAGAAGTGCTTAATCCAAAGGCGGTAGAACGCCAGTCGAACCTTAGCCATCTGCATTGAGCGCCAACACCGCCATGCCCGCCTTCTCAATTTGACTTAGGCTCAATGATTTTTGACCACTTAATGACTGCCGCCATTTACGAGCGCCCGTCAAACCCTGAAATAGCCCCAAATAATGACGCATTACCTGTGTCAAAGGCGTGCCATTTTTTTCAAAATTTTCCAATAAAATCAAAAGCTTTTCAAAAATTTCTTGATGGCTTGGCACACTCTCACCCCAAAGCTCATTGCACCATCCCAAAAGCATGGGATTGTGATAAAACTCTCGCCCAATCATCACACCATCCACTTGGGTTAAATGGGTTTTGATTTCGTCAAGCGTCTTGATGCCGCCATTGATTTCTACAAAAAGCTCTGGAAATTCTTGTTTTAAGCGATAAACATCGTCATAGCGAAGCGGCGGAATCTCACGGTTTTCTTTGGGTGATAAGCCATTTAATAGGGCAATGCGAGCATGGACGATGAAATGATTGCAGCCAGCATTCGCCACCGCCCCCACAAAATCACGCATGAACTCATAGCTGTCAAACTCATCAATACCAATGCGGTGCTTGACCGTCACGGGCAAAGAGCAAGCGTCCTGCATCGCCTTGACGCAGTCCGCCACAAGATGAGCCTCCGCCATGAGACACGCCCCGATCTTATTAAACTGCACACGATCAGACGGGCAGCCGACATTCAGATTGACCTCAGTATAGCCATACTCTTGGGCAAGTTTGGCACACTGAGCAAGCTCAGTGGGGCTACTTCCGCCCAGCTGCAAAACCAAAGGCGGCTCATTGTCAAAAAATCGCAAATGATGCGCCGCATCACCCTTTAAAATCGCCCCTGTACTGATCATTTCGGTGTACAGATAAATATGAGGGTTAAACAGGCGAGCAAAGGTGCGGTAATGACTGGTTGTCCAGTCTATCATCGGAGCAACTGATACCCTCTTAGTTTCTTTAAAATCAATCATTTATATAAAATCTCTTTTATTTCAATAACATAATATAAAAATACAGCTTGTTTTTACTTGTTGTTGTTTGTTTTTACTTGCGTTTTGTTGTTGGTGTGTTGTACCATATTTACACCATTTTTATGCGATTAAAAATGGTGTAAATTTACCACGCAGGATCAGTACAAATGGGTGCAATATCAGAACGCCAAACAACATCGGGCAAAACTCGCTACCGTGCGGTAATACGCATCAACAAAGGTGGTGTTAAGTATAGCGAAAGTAAAACTTTTAGCAAGCGAAATTTGGCAGAAAGCTGGCTAAAAAAACGAGAAGCCGAGATCGAGCTCAACCCTGACATCATCCATCAGAGCGAACAAAAAGACGACATGCGTTTTTCAGACGCCATCAGCCTCTACTTAGAACAGGCGGGGGCAGATTTTGGGCGTTCGCACAAAAAGGGGCTATTATTCATCGCCAAGCAAGCCATCGGCGCCAAGTATCTCACCAAGCTGACCAATGCAGACTTTGCCAATTTCGCTGAGTTTCGCTTGCAAACAATCAAGCCGCAAACGCTCACAGGCGACATGATTGCCATTCGTGCCGTGTTAAGATACGCTAAGATGGTCTGGGGTATGAATGTCAATTTGGCAGGCTTTGAAGAAGTGGTGCTTGGGCTGCGTTACGCCAGAAAGATCAAGGGGTCAGACAAGCGCTCAAGATTGCCGAGCAATGAAGAATTACAACAACTGACCGACTACTTTTATGCTGTTTGGCAGCGTGGCAACCAAGTCTACCCCATGCACCTGATTATGTGGTTTGCGATATACACATCGCGGCGTGAAGGAGAGATTGTCAATCTGCTGCTAGATGACCTAACCCACACCGAAGATGGCTACTGGTGGCTGGTACGAGACATGAAAAACCCCAAAGGCTCAAAGGGAAACCACATCGAAGTCAAGATACCCGAAAAAACCATATCAGTCATCAACGCTCTTAAAGATACAGCGATCAAAAAGCGCATGCAAAAATCATCATACTACGACGACAAAAAACTTATCCCGTTAGACAGCAAGACCATCTCAAAATCTTTTACTGATGCGTGTAGAATACTAGGTATTGACGACTTAAATTTCCATGATTTACGCCATGAAGCCGCTACTCGCCTTGCCGAACAGGGTCTCACCATTCCCCAGCTTCAACAAGTGACAGGGCACCGTAGTTGGAGTAGCTTGCAGCGTTACACCAACTTAAAGCGTCGCCCCACCGTGCTTGATTTTGAAGATGCCATCGAGCAGGCAAAACAAAACCACGAGCATGGTCGTGGTTCGTTCTGATACTTTGGGGTTAGGCGTGCATGGCTTTATGGTCTAATGTTGCTTCATTTTTAATGG
It encodes the following:
- the glmM gene encoding phosphoglucosamine mutase, with protein sequence MSYFGTDGIRGEFGVFPITPDFLLRLGFGAGRVLVSQVGKSKKRPSVVIGKDTRLSGYVIEAALQAGFNAAGVDVYLLGPLPTPAIAHLVKSFHADMGAVISASHNPYHDNGVKFFSHEGKKISDELQELINVELDALVGNTDARLSRLAGIKADSIGKSYRVEDAKGRYIEYCKGSFPYHLNLNTLKIVVDCANGAGYSVAPRVLRELGAEVIAIHNTPDGININDNCGSTHPEALQQAVLVHGAHVGIALDGDGDRIIMVDEKGDIVDGDAILYALANHHQPAGIVGTLMSNVALELAMRERGIEFHRAKVGDRYVMQDLEAHGLSIGGEPSGHILYLDKSRTGDAIVAGLQVLMCMVEQGVALSELTKGYTPYPQTLINVRLSKMSDPYENDELVKVFADAEAKLSGKGRLLIRKSGTEPVIRVMVECQDEALCQSLAKDIAQKVQAVLG
- a CDS encoding tyrosine-type recombinase/integrase, which produces MGAISERQTTSGKTRYRAVIRINKGGVKYSESKTFSKRNLAESWLKKREAEIELNPDIIHQSEQKDDMRFSDAISLYLEQAGADFGRSHKKGLLFIAKQAIGAKYLTKLTNADFANFAEFRLQTIKPQTLTGDMIAIRAVLRYAKMVWGMNVNLAGFEEVVLGLRYARKIKGSDKRSRLPSNEELQQLTDYFYAVWQRGNQVYPMHLIMWFAIYTSRREGEIVNLLLDDLTHTEDGYWWLVRDMKNPKGSKGNHIEVKIPEKTISVINALKDTAIKKRMQKSSYYDDKKLIPLDSKTISKSFTDACRILGIDDLNFHDLRHEAATRLAEQGLTIPQLQQVTGHRSWSSLQRYTNLKRRPTVLDFEDAIEQAKQNHEHGRGSF
- a CDS encoding CPBP family intramembrane glutamic endopeptidase, which encodes MTKSIMKKPSPPPSKIYALILCVLLSVAILVAQTLFVWGFGRAFGLTVFQASENSLVVSLSLMATALCLTAPIIAVFWLKNARTKPCGTVAHLQMAVRRFAWRDFGWCVLLLGLYLVISETLTRKLNRNPTDFMDTLMDGSWRGLLVVVVVFMAPIYEEIVFRGAIFNTLKNAWQTSRHATIIASVLSSLAFAVIHLQYELLEMSMVFGLGLIFCYAKVRTGSLIAPILLHIMNNGLAMLVYLLQRSA
- the dusA gene encoding tRNA dihydrouridine(20/20a) synthase DusA; translation: MIDFKETKRVSVAPMIDWTTSHYRTFARLFNPHIYLYTEMISTGAILKGDAAHHLRFFDNEPPLVLQLGGSSPTELAQCAKLAQEYGYTEVNLNVGCPSDRVQFNKIGACLMAEAHLVADCVKAMQDACSLPVTVKHRIGIDEFDSYEFMRDFVGAVANAGCNHFIVHARIALLNGLSPKENREIPPLRYDDVYRLKQEFPELFVEINGGIKTLDEIKTHLTQVDGVMIGREFYHNPMLLGWCNELWGESVPSHQEIFEKLLILLENFEKNGTPLTQVMRHYLGLFQGLTGARKWRQSLSGQKSLSLSQIEKAGMAVLALNADG